A region from the Silene latifolia isolate original U9 population chromosome 7, ASM4854445v1, whole genome shotgun sequence genome encodes:
- the LOC141589916 gene encoding pentatricopeptide repeat-containing protein At5g15280, mitochondrial: MGACLKKKKKKKKRRHHHITIMLAVLRNYSINNKIKVCSLLVGSPLIYPQQLYTLFPCFSTLSNTHFQPPSLQRSHFGKLVFSNYFNPKLDHFSLTNASLTHLILTISHVSPPTARKCLRFSAWKPEDLHFLLLGFHSGIQDSGFDAKIVDCLWEIFKRVGHYNDSFNYLPASVEVMASMFINVGNIMEAQSLLSAAEIRGIFLPSKEIFAGLIEGYVNRAELQRAVFMYDKIKGQNLVLPISCYRSIIHVLIKECRVDYVISVYEDMVKAGFEFGDVETRNLETLIGVLCWDGKINDARKLVRKIVANGWKPSRVILSEIANVYCEKRDFDDLLNFFAEMNCAPDILVGNKVIHQLCNIFGTHRADWFLWELEQLGFSPNEITFGILIGFCCRDKKLRDAFCYLSEIFARGLKPDRHSYNAVISSLFQVGMKEHARDILNDMIDNGIKPDIATYRTLLAGYCKARQFNEVKLLIKEMASCGLVLLSPSEDPICKAFHVLGLDPMTVRVKRDNDLRNFRTEYIDELGNGLYLDADMEEFEKTVAGILKDSLVPDFSLLVMRQCGTENLIEIVLKLHEMALWGQELIVPFLSELVRLFSNSNCHTKTIPGLLDANTSQFFNKLDHVTLNMLIQALSKKGCLDKCSQLFDEMHLRRLPITQSTYNSVLIALCKLGRLTGVRDCWDLLSKGLWFPEWRDFLVLLDFFCSKRMLKELFELFDMMITSNPNSLMQICDAFLQKLCSTGFTSVGHMLISELRQNYELDDLFYSQLILGYSEEKRFTEALIIYDTFLAENNLTMSSEAILTLVALLCKANRFEHALALKARGLIEYPSISCSIFSALLDGYCKIGRVSEADDLILEMLSINILPSAEIYNTLLQGHCKICDLKTSSKLLCSMIRRRISLTLSSYKDLMFLFCRKRLFHSVWGLKILMLLEKFPHSVIYNTFIFYLFRTGNHTQVNALLDELDRTGPKLDEVGHNFLVHGFSVNGNIQRSLAYFNDLMMKGLRPTNRSLRAIIRYLCNNGKVQNAFELYNEVESKGWNVSSTVQYTLLQSLLDDGRIIEAEMCLSPILEKCLFSDTINYNNLVRKFGQYGKLETSVNLLDQIVKDRSIPDPSSYDCIVQRFCEYDNLDCAMDFLAEMLCRTLKPSLYTWDLLINKFCIKGHTATAEGILLSMSKVDEIPTKRMYSSVINRYRLENNLSKASELLQKMQQHGYEPDFSTQWSLISSLSNSGEPQGGYGSQGFLSRLLGGSGFLAGGRTKSKQE, translated from the coding sequence ATGGGGGCATGcctgaagaagaaaaagaagaagaagaagaggaggcaTCATCACATCACTATAATGCTCGCCGTCCTCCGCAACTACTCCATTAACAACAAAATCAAGGTCTGCTCTTTACTTGTAGGATCTCCTTTAATCTATCCTCAACAACTTTACACTCTTTTTCCTTGTTTCTCCACTCTTTCCAATACCCACTTTCAACCTCCTTCTCTTCAGCGCTCTCATTTTGGTAAACTCGTTTTCTCTAACTATTTCAATCCCAAACTTGATCACTTTTCTCTTACTAATGCTTCACTTACTCATTTGATCTTGACAATTTCTCATGTATCCCCTCCTACTGCCCGTAAATGTCTGCGTTTTTCTGCTTGGAAACCCGAGGATTTGCATTTTTTATTACTGGGGTTTCACTCCGGTATTCAGGATTCCGGCTTTGATGCTAAGATTGTTGATTGTTTGTGGGAGATTTTTAAGAGGGTTGGTCATTATAATGACTCTTTTAACTACTTACCTGCGTCTGTTGAGGTTATGGCATCTATGTTTATCAATGTGGGCAACATTATGGAGGCTCAGTCCTTGCTTTCTGCTGCCGAAATCCGAGGAATTTTTCTGCCTAGTAAGGAGATTTTCGCTGGCTTAATTGAGGGTTATGTGAATCGCGCTGAATTACAGAGGGCTGTTTTCATGTATGATAAGATTAAAGGGCAGAATCTCGTCCTGCCAATCTCGTGTTATCGGTCCATTATACATGTTTTAATAAAGGAGTGCAGGGTCGACTATGTGATAAGTGTTTATGAGGATATGGTGAAGGCGGGTTTCGAATTTGGGGATGTCGAAACAAGGAATCTCGAGACTTTGATTGGGGTTTTATGTTGGGATGGGAAGATCAATGATGCAAGGAAACTTGTTAGAAAGATTGTTGCTAATGGATGGAAACCTAGTCGGGTTATTTTGAGTGAGATTGCCAATGTGTATTGCGAGAAGAGGGATTTCGACGATCTTCTAAATTTCTTTGCTGAGATGAACTGTGCCCCCGATATCTTGGTAGGTAATAAAGTTATACATCAGTTGTGCAACATTTTTGGTACTCATAGAGCAGATTGGTTTTTGTGGGAGCTAGAGCAGTTAGGTTTCAGTCCTAATGAGATCACTTTTGGAATCTTGATAGGTTTTTGCTGCCGTGATAAGAAACTTAGAGATGCTTTTTGTTATCTTTCGGAGATTTTTGCGCGAGGTTTGAAACCTGATAGGCATTCCTATAATGCTGTTATTAGTTCTTTGTTTCAGGTAGGCATGAAGGAGCATGCACGGGACATTCTTAACGATATGATTGATAATGGAATTAAACCCGATATTGCAACATATAGGACACTTTTAGCTGGGTATTGTAAAGCTAGACAGTTTAATGAGGTGAAACTTTTGATTAAGGAGATGGCAAGTTGTGGATTAGTTCTTCTCTCACCATCAGAAGATCCGATATGCAAAGCCTTTCATGTTTTGGGTCTTGATCCAATGACCGTGAGAGTTAAAAGGGACAATGATCTCCGGAACTTTCGAACAGAATATATTGATGAACTGGGAAATGGGCTTTACTTAGATGCAGACATGGAGGAGTTTGAAAAGACAGTAGCCGGAATTCTCAAAGATTCATTGGTCCCCGACTTCAGTTTATTGGTTATGAGGCAATGTGGAACTGAGAATCTAATAGAGATAGTGTTAAAATTACATGAGATGGCTCTATGGGGACAAGAATTAATAGTTCCTTTTCTCTCAGAATTAGTAAGACTGTTCAGTAATTCGAATTGTCATACCAAGACAATCCCAGGACTACTGGATGCCAATACGTCTCAGTTCTTTAACAAATTGGATCATGTGACTCTCAACATGCTTATCCAGGCTTTGAGCAAAAAAGGGTGTCTAGATAAGTGCTCTCAACTTTTTGATGAAATGCACCTAAGGCGCTTACCAATTACACAGTCGACGTACAATTCTGTTCTCATTGCCCTTTGCAAGCTTGGGAGACTGACCGGTGTACGTGATTGTTGGGATCTTTTAAGCAAAGGCTTATGGTTTCCGGAATGGAGAGATTTTCTTGTTCTCTTGGACTTCTTTTGTAGCAAAAGAATGCTTAAAGAACTGTTTGAGCTTTTTGATATGATGATCACTTCAAACCCCAACTCACTGATGCAGATTTGTGATGCATTTCTTCAAAAGCTTTGTTCTACTGGTTTCACAAGTGTTGGGCATATGTTGATCAGCGAACTTAGGCAAAATTATGAGCTGGATGACCTTTTCTATAGCCAACTTATTCTAGGGTACTCTGAGGAGAAAAGATTTACTGAAGCCCTAATTATATATGATACATTTCTAGCTGAGAATAATCTTACCATGTCCTCTGAAGCTATTTTGACATTAGTCGCTCTGCTTTGCAAGGCTAACAGATTTGAGCACGCACTTGCTTTAAAGGCTAGAGGTCTCATAGAGTATCCTTCCATCTCATGTTCTATTTTCAGCGCTCTCCTTGATGGTTATTGCAAAATTGGGAGGGTTTCCGAAGCCGATGATTTAATTCTGGAAATGTTATCAATAAACATTCTCCCAAGTGCCGAGATTTATAATACTCTGCTACAAGGTCATTGCAAAATTTGTGATCTCAAGACAAGTAGTAAGCTACTTTGCTCCATGATAAGGAGAAGAATCAGTCTGACATTGTCAAGCTACAAAGATTTGATGTTCCTGTTCTGTAGAAAGAGACTGTTCCACTCAGTATGGGGACTGAAAATACTCATGCTTCTAGAAAAATTCCCCCATTCCGTCATTTATAACACTTTTATATTCTACCTCTTTCGAACTGGTAACCATACTCAAGTTAATGCACTTTTGGATGAACTAGATCGAACGGGACCGAAACTCGATGAAGTTGGTCACAATTTCCTCGTTCATGGGTTTTCTGTTAATGGCAACATTCAAAGATCGCTTGCATATTTTAATGACTTGATGATGAAGGGGCTCAGACCAACCAATCGTAGCCTAAGAGCCATTATACGCTACTTGTGCAACAACGGGAAGGTTCAAAATGCTTTTGAATTATATAATGAAGTTGAGTCAAAAGGCTGGAATGTTAGTTCTACTGTACAATATACACTGCTGCAGAGCCTATTGGATGATGGTAGAATTATTGAAGCAGAAATGTGTCTATCCCCAATTCTGGAGAAATGTCTTTTTTCCGATACTATCAATTATAATAATCTAGTAAGGAAATTTGGACaatatggaaaattggaaacatCAGTCAATCTCCTGGACCAAATTGTGAAGGACAGAAGTATACCAGACCCTTCCTCTTATGATTGTATAGTTCAAAGGTTTTGTGAGTACGACAACTTGGACTGTGCTATGGATTTCCTTGCTGAGATGCTATGTCGGACCCTTAAACCAAGCTTATATACATGGGATTTGCTGATTAACAAATTCTGCATAAAGGGACATACTGCAACAGCAGAAGGGATTTTGCTTTCAATGTCAAAAGTTGATGAAATTCCTACGAAGAGGATGTACTCCTCTGTCATTAACAGATATCGTCTTGAGAACAACTTGTCAAAGGCATCAGAATTACTGCAGAAAATGCAGCAACATGGCTATGAACCTGATTTTTCGACACAGTGGTCACTTATTAGCAGTTTAAGCAACTCTGGCGAACCGCAAGGCGGTTATGGCTCTCAGGGCTTTCTATCAAGACTGTTGGGTGGGAGTGGGTTTCTTGCTGGTGGCCGTACCAAATCCAAACAAGAGTGA
- the LOC141592010 gene encoding pentatricopeptide repeat-containing protein At5g15300: protein MIRKKKGLSPNNLTCSTSSNIWHKVTNLRTLKQMHAHLVINGFISKPSSTTDLIFASAITVFGAIDYAYRLFDQIPKPDTFLWNTMIRGSSQSHNPVKALYMYTQMDTNFIKPDTYTFPYVLKACTRLGWVNMGHGIHGRIVKLGFESNSSSRNSLIYFHATAGDIGIARDIFENAGKKDVIAWTAMTSGYARRGDMNNGRTLFDRMPVKDVVSWNVMITAYAKRGDMEKAGELFEQAPCKDVVTWNAMISGHVLQKSLKKAMEIYENMMCIGQVPDEITMLSLLAACADLGDLEVGKKIHGSILEMGPKELNIILGNALVDMYAKCGKIGVALQVFQSMKEKDISSWNSILGGLASHGYATEAVELFQQMKGEKIWCDGITFIAVLTACSHTGNVEQGRNYFKLMMDEYGIEPSIQHYGCMVDMLSRAGLVSEAFEFVKNMKMEPNAIIWRTLLGACKVNGDMGLGLMAYKELLERKRDQSGDYVLFSSISASVSKWDAVENVRNLMDDTGVRKECGCSHIEAN from the coding sequence ATGATAAGAAAGAAAAAGGGGTTAAGCCCCAACAACCTTACATGTTCAACTTCTTCAAACATTTGGCACAAGGTAACAAATCTTAGAACCCTCAAGCAAATGCACGCTCACTTAGTCATTAATGGGTTTATCTCCAAACCTTCGTCTACCACAGACCTTATATTTGCTAGTGCAATTACTGTCTTCGGCGCAATTGATTATGCATACCGACTATTCGATCAAATTCCCAAACCAGACACTTTCTTGTGGAATACTATGATTAGAGGCTCTTCTCAAAGTCACAATCCTGTAAAAGCTCTTTATATGTATACCCAAATGGATACAAACTTTATTAAGCCTGACACTTACACTTTCCCTTATGTGCTAAAAGCCTGTACGAGGCTCGGTTGGGTTAATATGGGACATGGTATCCATGGCAGGATAGTCAAGTTGGGTTTCGAGTCAAACTCGTCTTCTAGGAACTCCCTTATATATTTTCATGCTACTGCGGGGGATATTGGTATTGCACGAGACATTTTTGAAAATGCTGGGAAAAAGGATGTTATAGCATGGACTGCAATGACGTCAGGGTATGCAAGGAGAGGTGACATGAATAATGGCAGGACTCTTTTCGACCGAATGCCTGTTAAAGATGTCGTCTCTTGGAATGTCATGATCACAGCGTATGCAAAAAGAGGAGACATGGAAAAGGCGGGGGAATTATTTGAGCAAGCCCCTTGCAAAGATGTGGTGACGTGGAATGCCATGATTTCTGGACATGTGCTTCAGAAATCTCTTAAAAAGGCGATGGAAATATATGAAAATATGATGTGTATAGGACAAGTACCAGACGAGATcactatgctgagcctgttaGCAGCCTGTGCTGATTTGGGGGACTTGGAAGTGGGGAAGAAGATTCATGGTTCGATTTTAGAGATGGGTCCGAAAGAGCTCAACATTATACTTGGTAATGCTCTTGTTGACATGTACGCCAAATGTGGCAAGATTGGGGTGGCTCTTCAAGTGTTTCAGAGTATGAAGGAGAAGGATATATCTTCTTGGAACTCTATACTAGGAGGTTTAGCTTCTCATGGTTATGCTACTGAAGCTGTTGAGTTGTTTCAGCAAATGAAAGGAGAGAAAATATGGTGTGATGGTATTACATTCATTGCGGTTTTGACTGCTTGTAGTCATACTGGGAATGTTGAGCAGGGTCGAAACTATTTCAAGCTAATGATGGATGAATATGGCATTGAACCAAGTATTCAACATTATGGGTGCATGGTGGACATGCTTAGTCGGGCTGGACTTGTAAGCGAAGCTTTTGAATTCGTAAAGAATATGAAAATGGAACCAAATGCAATTATTTGGAGGACTCTATTAGGAGCTTGTAAGGTTAATGGAGATATGGGATTAGGGTTAATGGCTTATAAGGAGTTGCTTGAAAGGAAGCGAGACCAAAGTGGTGATTATGTCTTGTTTTCGAGTATATCTGCTTCTGTTAGCAAATGGGATGCTGTTGAGAATGTAAGAAATCTGATGGATGATACCGGAGTTCGCAAGGAATGTGGATGCAGTCATATTGAGGCTAATTGA